Proteins from a single region of Starkeya sp. ORNL1:
- the ccoS gene encoding cbb3-type cytochrome oxidase assembly protein CcoS, translating into MNVILYLLPMALGLGLTGLVAFLWSLRTGQYDDMEGAAVRVLEDDDVRR; encoded by the coding sequence ATGAACGTCATCCTCTATCTCCTGCCGATGGCGCTCGGGCTCGGCCTCACCGGTCTCGTCGCCTTCCTCTGGTCGCTGCGCACCGGCCAGTATGACGACATGGAGGGCGCCGCCGTGCGTGTCCTCGAAGACGATGATGTGAGGCGGTGA
- a CDS encoding ABC transporter ATP-binding protein, producing the protein MPRLTARNLTKTFNGLPAVDQVSFAIPDGAFLALLGPSGCGKTTLLRIIAGLEQPDHGELFFDDMAVVGPGGMLPPEARKLGMVFQSYALWPNMTVRGNIEFGLRAQKHPPEERRRRIAEVLEVVGLNGFELRRPHELSGGQRQRVALARSLAMRPRLILLDEPLANLDAHLREAMLAEFRRIHSVTGATFIFVTHDQEEAMAVATHLAVMNRGGLEQVGTPEELYLRPATEMVARFIGKGRTLPVEVLASEAELCTIGLAGAELKVPGQAPVGPGWLCLHAPDLRAVAEDGHLRCQVVNQIFQNGCYASQLMPLGIDTDTISLPLPGRLPQGADVEITISGGWVIPRQASASLVGGYEFA; encoded by the coding sequence GTGCCGCGATTGACAGCCAGGAACCTGACCAAGACCTTCAATGGCCTTCCTGCCGTCGACCAGGTGAGCTTTGCCATTCCCGACGGAGCGTTCCTGGCGCTGCTTGGCCCCTCCGGATGCGGCAAGACCACGCTGCTGCGCATCATTGCCGGGCTCGAGCAGCCCGACCATGGCGAGCTTTTCTTCGACGATATGGCCGTCGTCGGCCCCGGTGGCATGCTGCCGCCGGAAGCCCGCAAGCTCGGCATGGTGTTCCAGTCCTATGCGCTGTGGCCGAACATGACGGTGCGCGGCAATATCGAATTCGGGCTGCGGGCCCAGAAGCACCCGCCGGAGGAACGGCGGCGTCGGATCGCGGAGGTGCTGGAGGTGGTCGGCCTGAACGGCTTCGAGCTCCGTCGCCCGCACGAGCTTTCCGGCGGACAGCGCCAGCGGGTGGCGCTCGCCCGTTCGCTGGCCATGCGTCCGCGGCTGATCCTGCTCGACGAGCCGCTCGCCAATCTCGATGCGCATCTGCGCGAGGCGATGCTTGCCGAGTTCCGCCGCATCCACTCCGTCACCGGGGCGACCTTCATTTTCGTCACCCACGACCAGGAAGAAGCGATGGCCGTTGCCACCCATTTGGCGGTGATGAATCGCGGCGGGCTCGAGCAGGTCGGCACGCCGGAGGAACTTTACCTGCGCCCCGCGACCGAAATGGTGGCGCGGTTCATCGGCAAGGGCCGTACGCTGCCCGTCGAGGTTCTGGCGTCGGAAGCCGAGCTTTGCACCATCGGCCTGGCCGGCGCGGAGTTGAAGGTGCCGGGCCAGGCGCCTGTCGGGCCGGGCTGGTTGTGCCTGCACGCCCCCGACCTGAGGGCTGTGGCGGAGGACGGCCATCTGCGCTGCCAGGTGGTGAACCAGATCTTCCAGAACGGGTGCTATGCGAGCCAGCTCATGCCGCTCGGCATCGACACCGACACGATCAGCCTGCCGCTGCCCGGGCGCCTGCCGCAAGGGGCCGATGTCGAGATCACGATATCCGGCGGCTGGGTGATCCCGCGGCAAGCCTCGGCTTCCCTCGTCGGTGGATATGAATTCGCCTGA
- a CDS encoding ABC transporter substrate-binding protein gives MLFRRAILSAAFLAGAILAANAETITVYTSQPQDQMAAVIAAFNKDYPDIKVELFRSGTTEVMAKLQAEQVAGKSPADVVLIADTVAMTQLKNDGRLYALNDLPTEGIAPEVIDKDKTYFGTKLITTGIVYNTNLVKTPPRSWNDLLVPDVAKRLIMPSPLYSGAAVIHLGTMLQQPEFGWTYFKTLADNGAVAGQGNGTVIEAVARGEKAYGIIIEYMALNAKAKGSPVDFVFPKEGVSTITQPVAILKGTDALEAAKTFVKWQLSRTAQEQAASQGYFPVLEGVAPPAGYPKPSTLKVLPADSNAMLRDDKKNKETFADLYGG, from the coding sequence ATGTTGTTTCGTCGCGCCATTCTCTCCGCAGCGTTTCTCGCAGGCGCCATCCTTGCCGCCAATGCCGAGACGATCACCGTCTACACGTCGCAGCCGCAGGACCAGATGGCTGCCGTGATCGCGGCATTCAACAAGGACTATCCGGATATCAAGGTCGAGCTGTTCCGTTCCGGCACGACCGAGGTGATGGCCAAGCTCCAGGCCGAGCAGGTCGCCGGCAAGAGCCCCGCCGACGTGGTGCTGATCGCCGATACCGTCGCCATGACGCAGCTCAAGAATGACGGCCGGCTCTACGCGCTGAACGACCTGCCGACGGAGGGCATCGCGCCGGAGGTCATCGACAAGGACAAGACCTATTTCGGCACCAAGCTGATCACCACCGGCATCGTCTACAACACCAATCTGGTGAAGACGCCGCCCCGGTCGTGGAACGACCTGCTCGTGCCGGACGTCGCCAAGCGCCTCATCATGCCGAGCCCGCTCTATTCGGGCGCGGCGGTGATCCATCTCGGTACCATGCTCCAGCAGCCGGAGTTCGGCTGGACCTATTTCAAGACGCTCGCCGACAACGGCGCCGTCGCCGGCCAGGGCAACGGCACGGTGATCGAGGCGGTCGCCCGCGGCGAGAAGGCCTACGGCATCATCATCGAATACATGGCACTGAACGCCAAGGCGAAGGGCTCGCCGGTCGATTTCGTGTTTCCCAAGGAAGGCGTGAGCACCATCACCCAGCCGGTGGCGATCCTGAAGGGCACCGACGCGCTCGAAGCCGCCAAGACCTTCGTGAAATGGCAACTCTCCCGGACCGCGCAGGAACAGGCCGCCAGCCAGGGCTATTTCCCGGTCCTCGAGGGTGTCGCGCCGCCGGCCGGCTACCCCAAGCCGAGTACCCTCAAGGTTTTGCCGGCGGACAGCAACGCGATGCTGCGCGACGACAAGAAGAACAAGGAAACCTTCGCCGACCTCTATGGCGGCTGA
- a CDS encoding iron ABC transporter permease, with product MAAEAPGVPITPANRLWTGERLLVALVLAYVLFTTFWPLARLFSAGLQSGEDGAFLGVMRETLANRATGRALWNSLITSGLSALISAVLGVALALALSLLRLRTQAVLVFLILTPLIVPSQTMALAWIELFGSGSPVLGPLGLAPAPGTANPLYSAGGIALVMGVEHMPLVFIATRAALRSVPADLVEAARILGIPNRRIGTGIILPIALPSVLAGSLLAFTAAIGNFGVPALLGIPGRVSVLTTLIYQRLNGFGASAAGQVAVLAILMTAIAAAALVLRHVTMRRLSAPLPAGKPFEATRRAPVIEVLIWALVLLIAIAPLLALTMTALLPAIGVRFGLDTVSLAQFARVLGNDAVRRAFVNSLFLAGLCALISMVVSVPLAYLVVRRPNWLVRAIDVLVEAPWVVPGTVVALAMILAFLKPLPLIGVSLYGTMAILVVAYLARFLPLVLRPVTAAAQTADPALDEAGRIVGAGLWRRLAWIFLPHVLPAAIAGAILVLMTALNELTLSALLWSSGNETIGVMVFALQYEGNSTAAAAVAMLSAVMVFAICGLASACARWLPDNVLPWRR from the coding sequence ATGGCGGCTGAGGCACCAGGCGTCCCCATCACGCCGGCGAACCGTCTCTGGACCGGCGAGCGGCTGCTGGTCGCTCTCGTCCTTGCCTATGTGCTCTTCACCACGTTCTGGCCGCTGGCACGGCTGTTTTCCGCCGGGCTGCAATCCGGCGAGGACGGGGCTTTCCTCGGCGTGATGCGCGAGACGCTGGCGAACCGGGCGACCGGCCGCGCCTTGTGGAACTCGCTCATCACCTCCGGCCTTTCCGCGCTGATTTCGGCGGTCCTCGGGGTCGCGCTCGCACTCGCCCTCAGCCTGCTCAGGCTGCGCACCCAGGCGGTGCTGGTGTTCCTGATCCTGACGCCGCTGATCGTGCCCTCGCAGACCATGGCGCTGGCGTGGATCGAGCTTTTCGGCTCCGGTTCGCCGGTTCTCGGCCCGCTCGGGCTGGCGCCCGCGCCGGGCACGGCCAATCCGCTCTATTCGGCCGGCGGTATCGCGCTGGTGATGGGCGTGGAGCACATGCCGCTGGTCTTCATCGCGACGCGCGCCGCCTTGCGCTCGGTACCGGCCGACCTGGTCGAGGCAGCGCGCATCCTCGGCATTCCCAACCGCCGGATCGGCACCGGCATCATCCTGCCGATCGCGCTGCCGTCGGTGCTGGCGGGCTCGCTGCTCGCCTTCACGGCGGCGATCGGCAATTTCGGCGTGCCCGCCCTGCTGGGCATTCCCGGCCGGGTGTCGGTGCTGACCACTCTGATCTACCAGCGGCTCAACGGCTTCGGCGCTTCCGCGGCCGGACAGGTCGCGGTGCTGGCGATCCTCATGACCGCCATCGCCGCCGCAGCGCTCGTGCTGCGCCATGTCACGATGCGCCGCCTTTCCGCGCCGCTGCCGGCCGGCAAGCCGTTCGAGGCGACGCGCCGCGCGCCGGTGATCGAGGTGCTGATCTGGGCGCTCGTGCTGCTGATCGCGATCGCCCCGTTGCTGGCGCTGACGATGACGGCGCTGCTTCCGGCCATCGGCGTGCGCTTCGGCCTCGACACGGTGAGCCTCGCCCAGTTCGCCCGCGTGCTCGGCAACGACGCAGTTCGCCGGGCCTTCGTCAATTCGCTTTTCCTGGCGGGTCTCTGCGCACTGATCTCGATGGTCGTCTCGGTACCCCTCGCCTATCTCGTCGTCCGGCGTCCGAACTGGCTCGTCAGGGCGATCGACGTGCTGGTGGAGGCGCCGTGGGTGGTGCCCGGTACCGTCGTGGCGCTCGCAATGATCCTCGCCTTCCTCAAACCGCTGCCGCTGATCGGCGTATCGCTCTACGGCACCATGGCGATCCTGGTCGTCGCCTATCTCGCGCGGTTCCTGCCCTTGGTGTTGCGGCCGGTCACAGCGGCGGCGCAGACCGCGGACCCCGCGCTTGACGAGGCCGGCCGCATCGTCGGAGCGGGCCTGTGGAGGCGGTTGGCGTGGATTTTCCTCCCCCATGTCCTTCCTGCCGCCATCGCCGGCGCGATCCTCGTGCTCATGACGGCGCTGAACGAGCTGACGCTGTCGGCGCTGTTGTGGTCGTCGGGCAACGAGACCATCGGCGTCATGGTGTTCGCGCTGCAGTATGAGGGCAATTCAACGGCCGCCGCCGCGGTGGCGATGCTTTCCGCCGTGATGGTCTTCGCCATTTGCGGGCTGGCGAGCGCGTGCGCGCGCTGGCTCCCCGACAATGTGCTGCCGTGGCGGCGATGA
- a CDS encoding DegT/DnrJ/EryC1/StrS family aminotransferase, with product MINPDLPRIDQVKDSFDEILRNGKITNFGKFVRDFEAKTHEYLGVETVSLSSGTVSLIFGLQALGLQPGEKVIIPSFSFVATAQAVLYAGGIPIFAEVEDDLNVSIDDVERLLSEHDDVGAVIAVHMYGLPAKASDLERIVSAASERRNKKISLIFDAAHAFGSAQDGRRVGSFGDMEVFSLSATKVLVAVEGGLVATKHPATANRIRNMRNYGISSNYNAHFSGVNGKMSEFHAIIGLHNIQHIDELLEIRQVKARNFRKIIAENTQFGLIEWPEDTIHTIKDFTVLVPEESDPGYRDRLTRYLGDNGIETRSYFYPPIHEQEYFKTFSTRKLPQTESLSRRVLTLPFYTSITDEQMGYVTEHLCHFERELS from the coding sequence TTGATTAATCCCGATCTGCCACGCATCGATCAGGTCAAAGACTCCTTCGACGAAATTTTGAGAAACGGGAAGATCACAAATTTCGGAAAATTTGTGAGGGATTTCGAAGCAAAGACGCATGAATACCTGGGCGTTGAAACGGTCTCCCTCTCATCTGGTACGGTCAGCCTCATTTTCGGGCTGCAGGCGCTGGGACTTCAGCCCGGAGAGAAAGTGATTATTCCGAGCTTCTCATTCGTCGCGACGGCCCAGGCGGTACTTTATGCCGGCGGCATTCCGATATTTGCCGAAGTCGAAGATGATCTGAATGTTTCCATAGATGACGTCGAACGTCTGCTTTCCGAGCATGACGATGTCGGAGCCGTTATCGCCGTTCATATGTATGGGCTTCCGGCGAAGGCGTCGGATCTCGAAAGAATAGTCTCCGCCGCGTCGGAACGTAGAAACAAGAAAATTTCCCTGATCTTTGACGCTGCGCACGCATTTGGCTCCGCGCAGGATGGCCGCAGGGTTGGCTCGTTCGGCGATATGGAGGTCTTTTCACTCTCCGCGACCAAGGTATTGGTAGCCGTTGAGGGCGGATTGGTTGCGACAAAGCATCCGGCGACCGCAAATCGGATTCGCAACATGCGAAATTATGGAATTTCATCGAACTATAACGCTCACTTTTCCGGAGTTAATGGGAAAATGAGTGAATTCCACGCCATTATTGGACTACACAATATTCAACACATTGACGAATTACTCGAGATTCGCCAGGTAAAAGCACGTAACTTCCGGAAAATTATAGCCGAAAATACGCAATTCGGGTTGATCGAATGGCCGGAAGACACCATTCACACCATCAAGGATTTCACGGTCCTTGTTCCCGAGGAAAGCGACCCCGGCTATCGCGATCGCCTCACGCGCTATCTCGGCGACAACGGGATCGAGACACGGTCTTACTTCTACCCGCCGATTCATGAGCAGGAATATTTCAAGACCTTCTCAACGCGAAAACTTCCCCAAACTGAATCCTTATCGCGAAGAGTTTTGACCCTTCCTTTCTATACGAGCATTACCGACGAGCAAATGGGCTACGTAACTGAACACTTATGCCATTTTGAGCGTGAATTGTCATGA
- a CDS encoding SDR family oxidoreductase: MNILVTGGAGYLGSVLVPNLLMRGHNVRVIDIGYFGLSHLRGLTSQMELIGSDLTRINSDKKFLEDLLDKQDCIIHLAALSNDPSAEAYPSLTYALNFYTTSILAKAARDRGIRFVFASSCSVYGENDGELIETSSVNPRTIYAQSKYDAENELLRLASASWRPVILRCGTLFGFSRRMRFDLVVNVFSLYSTLHNRIRVFGDGLQWRPFLSVQDCARAFMLTAETKNLSFMIYNVANENLRISEVANTFKRINPSLQVTYVPTQDPDQRDYRVSAKRIADEGFYPHLKVEAGAKRVASAITQGLINDPESSRHNNLKWLRELNTKAEAL; the protein is encoded by the coding sequence ATGAATATACTCGTAACAGGCGGGGCAGGATATCTCGGCTCTGTCCTTGTTCCCAATTTATTGATGCGCGGTCACAACGTTCGCGTCATTGACATCGGGTACTTCGGCCTCAGCCATTTGCGTGGATTAACGTCGCAAATGGAGTTGATTGGCAGTGATCTCACACGCATAAACTCCGATAAGAAGTTTCTTGAGGATCTCCTTGATAAGCAAGACTGCATCATCCATCTTGCTGCCCTGTCCAATGACCCTTCGGCAGAGGCATATCCGAGCCTGACCTATGCTTTGAATTTTTATACGACATCGATTCTTGCCAAAGCCGCGAGGGATCGAGGTATCCGCTTCGTATTTGCCTCTTCCTGCTCGGTTTATGGCGAAAATGACGGCGAACTCATTGAAACGTCGTCTGTAAACCCACGGACGATATACGCGCAGTCGAAGTACGATGCGGAGAATGAATTGCTCCGCCTGGCGTCCGCATCATGGCGGCCGGTGATCCTGAGATGCGGCACCCTGTTCGGCTTCTCCCGGCGCATGCGCTTCGACCTCGTCGTCAATGTTTTCAGCCTCTACAGCACGCTTCATAACCGGATCAGGGTTTTTGGCGACGGGCTTCAATGGCGCCCGTTTCTCAGCGTCCAGGACTGCGCGCGCGCCTTCATGCTCACTGCGGAGACGAAAAATCTCTCCTTCATGATCTATAATGTCGCGAACGAGAATCTGCGGATTTCCGAGGTCGCGAATACATTCAAGCGCATCAACCCATCCTTGCAGGTTACCTACGTTCCGACCCAGGACCCGGATCAGCGCGACTACAGGGTTTCGGCGAAACGCATCGCCGATGAAGGGTTTTACCCCCACCTCAAGGTCGAGGCCGGCGCCAAGCGCGTTGCCAGCGCCATAACGCAAGGATTGATCAACGATCCGGAATCAAGCCGCCATAACAATCTGAAATGGCTAAGAGAACTGAATACGAAAGCCGAAGCTCTCTGA